tattactacaaCAGTGAgatagagaagaaaaaaaaaagagaccaTCAAAAAATGAGCCAAAAACTTAATTACTTAGTAGAATATTTGTAGTGTTTTTTTAGCAAACTAAAACTACATACAAAGGCCAGAAAAATCGATCACATCTTTGtagtaagaaaaattaaagtttgaaaGATGGCAGGAGGAGCTCACATTGAAACTGGGGGACGACATTACGAGGGAGAGGTGACCGCATTTGTATTAATTACATGTTTCGTTGCTGCCATGGGAGGCCTTCTTTTTGGGTATGATCTTGGTATCACAGGAGGAGTCACATCTATGGAACCATTTTTGGTTAAATTTTTTCCCACTGTGTATAAACAAATGCTTGATGATTCTAGTACTAATCAATATTGCAAGTTTGACAACCAGCTACTCACGTTATTCACCTCCTCTTTGTATCTTGCGGCATTAATAGCTTCATTTTTTGCTGCCACAACCACAAGAATGTTCGGACGCAAGCCATCCATGTTTTTGGGTGGCTTATTTTTTCTTATTGGAGCACTGTTGAATGGCTTCGCAATTAATGTTGAAATGCTTATCATTGGTCGAATATTTCTAGGTTTTGGTGTCGGATATTGCAATCAGGTAAGAAACGACATCATTAATATAAAAGTTTTCTAATCCGCATGCATTAATACTTAGTTCTTTAAGACTAATAATTGTTTTTTATGATCTCTTGTTAAAATAGTCTGTGCCGATTTACTTGTCTGAGATGGCTCCAGCTAAAATTAGAGGAGCACTCAATATTGGGTTTCAAATGATGATCACACTCGGAATCCTAGGTGCAAACCTCATCAATTATGCAACCTCGAGGCATAAAAATGGATGGAGAGTATCTTTGGGACTTGGAGCTGTGCCAGCAATTTTGCTGTGTGTAGGGTCTCTTTGTTTAGAGGAAACACCAAACTCTTTAATTGAAAGAGGACAACATGTAAAAGCCAAGACAATGTTGCAGAAAGTCCGTGGCACGAACAATGTTGATGAGGAATATCAAGATCTTGTTGATGCAAGTGAGGCAGCTAGTAAGGTGGAAAACCCATGGAAGAACATTACACGACGCAGATATAGGCCACAACTCACTTTCTGCTCTCTCATTCCGTTCTTCCAACAACTCACTGGAATTAATGTCATTATGTTTTATGCTCCAGTACTTTTTACCATTTTGGGTTTTGGCAATGATGCTTCGCTCATGTCTGCAGTTATCACAGGAGGTGTTAATGTTCTTGCTACATTTGTCTCTGTTTTCTGTGTAGACAAATTTGGAAGAAGGATATTATTTCTTGAAGGTGGCATTCAGATGC
This sequence is a window from Arachis stenosperma cultivar V10309 chromosome 10, arast.V10309.gnm1.PFL2, whole genome shotgun sequence. Protein-coding genes within it:
- the LOC130957871 gene encoding sugar transport protein 10-like, giving the protein MAGGAHIETGGRHYEGEVTAFVLITCFVAAMGGLLFGYDLGITGGVTSMEPFLVKFFPTVYKQMLDDSSTNQYCKFDNQLLTLFTSSLYLAALIASFFAATTTRMFGRKPSMFLGGLFFLIGALLNGFAINVEMLIIGRIFLGFGVGYCNQSVPIYLSEMAPAKIRGALNIGFQMMITLGILGANLINYATSRHKNGWRVSLGLGAVPAILLCVGSLCLEETPNSLIERGQHVKAKTMLQKVRGTNNVDEEYQDLVDASEAASKVENPWKNITRRRYRPQLTFCSLIPFFQQLTGINVIMFYAPVLFTILGFGNDASLMSAVITGGVNVLATFVSVFCVDKFGRRILFLEGGIQMLVCQIVVGVMIGLKFGLNGQGSFNKGEADILLVFICLYVAAFAWSWGPLGWLVPSEICSLEIRAAGQAINVAVNMFFTFGIGQIFLSLLCHLKFGLFFFFGSWVLVMTIFIAFLLPETKNVPVEEMNYVWKSHWFWNKYIPDDALLGSRWYFREFSLRMKRD